A part of Xenopus tropicalis strain Nigerian chromosome 4, UCB_Xtro_10.0, whole genome shotgun sequence genomic DNA contains:
- the mief1 gene encoding mitochondrial dynamics protein MID51 has translation MAGAGEKKGKKDDNGIGTAIDFVLSNARLVLGVGGAAMLGIATLAVKRMYDRAISAPASPSRTSQSGKRSWEEPNWLGSSTRLLNSDMKTSVSRSLQTLPTDSSAFESDPVCPKPPTRKSQMDLKKARLRLSLQEKLFAYYRKHVAIPPTEQSCAKQAAVDICAELRNFINNKFPDMQLRDMHLSGSLYDDLQVVRADHIQLMVPLLMEKNLWSCVPGEQTILNLPGFCLVRRENVEYFPRGTSYWDRCVVGGYLCPKSVIATFEKVVAGSINWPAIGSILGYVIRPVVPSESLILEVQYEEDRRLFIDFLPLVVLEEHAAVAKAHRLPHYGNMWRLSQRGAETAALMGRDQQDSGCRCLCLKILKAICRYNLPLSHLTASHLTNILLHTCEKESDWSHGVLADRFLQVLRETVGHLEKGALSSAMDPKVDLFSELTAEEIDEMGYFLYCSLSEPEVLLRTED, from the exons ATGGCAGGAGCTGGAGAAAAGAAAGGCAAGAAGGATGACAATGGGATTGGTACTGCTATAGATTTTGTGCTCTCTAATGCCCGATTGGTACTTGGCGTGGGAGGAGCTGCCATGCTAGGAATAGCTACTTTGGCAGTGAAACGG ATGTATGATAGGGCCATCAGTGCCCCTGCCAGCCCCTCCCGGACCAGCCAGTCAGGTAAACGAAGTTGGGAAGAGCCTAATTGGTTAGGCTCATCTACACGACTTCTGAACAGTGACATGAAGACCTCTGTAAGCCGCAGTCTGCAAACACTCCCTACAGATTCCTCTGCATTTGAATCAG ACCCTGTTTGTCCTAAACCACCAACTAGGAAGTCACAAATGGACCTGAAGAAGGCTCGTCTGCGGCTGTCCCTTCAAGAGAAACTTTTTGCTTATTATAGAAAACATGTGGCCATCCCACCCACGGAGCAAAGTTGTGCTAAGCAAGCTGCTGTTGACATCTGTGCCGAACTGCGTAATTTTATCAACAATAAGTTCCCAGATATGCAGTTGCGAGATATGCACCTCAGTGGGAGTCTCTACGATGACCTGCAG gTGGTAAGAGCTGATCACATTCAGCTAATGGTGCCGCTCTTGATGGAAAAGAATTTGTGGTCATGTGTCCCAGGGGAGCAGACCATCCTTAACTTACCTGGATTCTGCCTTGTTCGTCGGGAGAATGTGGAGTACTTCCCTAGAGGTACTAGCTACTGGGACCGCTGTGTTGTAGGCGGTTACCTTTGTCCCAAGTCTGTCATAGCTACATTTGAGAAAGTAGTAGCAGGATCAATAAACTGGCCAGCCATTGGTAGTATACTGGGGTATGTAATTCGACCAGTGGTACCATCAGAGAGCCTAATCCTGGAGGTTCAGTATGAGGAAGATCGGAGGCTTTTTATAGACTTCTTGCCTTTGGTAGTACTTGAGGAGCATGCAGCAGTAGCCAAGGCGCACAGACTGCCACATTATGGAAATATGTGGAGGCTTAGCCAACGTGGAGCTGAAACTGCTGCTTTGATGGGGCGGGATCAACAGGATTCAGGGTGTCGGTGCCTATGTCTAAAGATCCTAAAAGCCATCTGTCGCTACAATCTGCCACTCTCACATCTCACTGCCTCTCACCTAACAAACATCCTCCTCCATACCTGTGAGAAGGAGTCAGACTGGTCACATGGGGTTCTGGCTGACCGATTTCTCCAGGTTCTCAGAGAAACCGTGGGCCATCTAGAGAAAGGAGCTTTGTCCTCTGCCATGGACCCAAAGGTGGACCTATTTTCAGAACTCACTGCAGAGGAGATTGATGAGATGGGCTATTTTCTCTACTGCTCCTTGTCAGAACCTGAGGTGCTTCTTAGGACAGAAGATTGA
- the atf4 gene encoding cyclic AMP-dependent transcription factor ATF-4: MLLGDLLSPFNQSFLAAEKSLGLLEDEFEVPGYLLSQGFSSDKAKDGVSDLLPYVESLGSFHGDAFSGMDWMVEKMDLKEFDLDSLFGLEDLESTISPDELTSTLEDSCDFLEDPPHAAVIGHFVPSPEPVSLPESPLDADQVAPFSPDLTASLSSSPDHSFILDVGSEVDVAEDEKKSSATYTLEILKCEKEDSSDNDSGISMSPSYLESPQQSPSTVECYSSPQSSLESPVSERPKPYDLPCKDRDVMAKVKVAGGQPRVDKKKKKMEQNKTAATRYRQKKRAEQELISGECRELEGKNDTLREKVDSLTKEIQYLKDLIAEVRQAKSKRAKSS, translated from the exons ATGCTGTTGGGGGACCTTCTGTCCCCCTTCAACCAGTCGTTTTTGGCGGCTGAAAAGAGTTTGGGTCTCTTGGAGGATGAATTTGAGGTGCCCGGGTACCTCCTATCGCAAGGGTTCTCCAGCGACAAGGCTAAGGATGGCGTCTCTGACCTGCTGCCTTATGTTGAATCTTTAGGCAGTTTTCATG GGGACGCCTTCTCCGGCATGGATTGGATGGTGGAAAAGATGGATCTGAAGGAATTTGATTTAGACTCCCTGTTTGGGTTGGAAGATCTGGAATCCACTATCTCACCAGATGAGCTAACATCCACGTTGGAAGACTCATGTGATTTCCTAGAGGACCCACCTCATGCAGCAGTGATTGGCCACTTTGTGCCATCACCTGAACCTGTCTCTCTTCCAGAGTCCCCACTGGATGCTGATCAGGTTGCCCCATTTAGCCCAGATTTGACAGCCTCTCTCTCCTCTAGCCCAGACCATTCCTTCATCTTGGATGTAGGTAGTGAGGTAGATGTTGCAGAGGATGAGAAAAAGTCCTCTGCAACATATACTCTAGAGATACTTAAATGTGAGAAGGAAGATTCCTCTGATAATGATAGTGGAATCAGCATGAGCCCCTCCTACTTGGAATCCCCTCAGCAGAGTCCATCAACTGTAGAATGCTATAGTAGTCCTCAGTCCTCCCTAGAGTCCCCAGTCTCTGAGAGACCCAAACCTTATGATCTTCCCTGTAAGGATAGAGATGTGATGGCGAAGGTGAAAGTAGCTGGAGGGCAGCCCAGAGTAgacaagaagaaaaagaaaatggagCAGAACAAAACAGCAGCCACTCGCTACAGACAGAAGAAAAGAGCAGAGCAAGAGTTAATATCTGGAGAGTGCAGAGAACTAGAGGGAAAAAATGATACCCTTAGAGAAAAAGTAGATTCGTTAACAAAAGAGATCCAGTATTTGAAAGATCTGATAGCTGAAGTCCGACAGGCCAAAAGCAAACGAGCAAAAAGTTCTTGA